Proteins from a genomic interval of Granulicella sp. L56:
- a CDS encoding MoaD/ThiS family protein, whose translation MTTNRIRVELPAHLRTLAQVHGEVTLDVAPPITLRSVLDALEASYPMLAGTIRDHTTQQRRPFLRFFACEEDLSHQSPDTPLPEAVVTAREPLLIIGAIAGG comes from the coding sequence ATGACAACGAACCGCATCCGCGTCGAGTTGCCCGCTCATCTCCGCACTCTCGCACAAGTGCACGGCGAAGTCACGCTCGACGTAGCGCCACCCATCACGCTGCGCTCCGTCCTCGACGCTCTCGAAGCCAGCTACCCCATGCTCGCCGGGACCATCCGCGACCACACCACCCAGCAGCGTCGCCCCTTCCTGCGCTTCTTTGCCTGCGAAGAAGACCTCTCCCACCAATCCCCGGACACGCCACTCCCCGAAGCCGTCGTCACCGCCCGCGAACCGCTTCTCATCATAGGAGCCATCGCAGGCGGTTGA
- a CDS encoding VOC family protein has protein sequence MKEFNTYLNFNGNCRQAMEFYAKCLGADLQVMPFSQGPMEVTPETKDKVLHARLSKGTQVIMASDCPPGVSLTEGNNFSISINCESREEVDKLFASLGEKGKVVMPAQDMFWGAYFGMVTDQFGINWMFNFEIPKQS, from the coding sequence ATGAAAGAGTTCAATACCTACCTCAACTTCAACGGAAACTGTCGTCAGGCCATGGAGTTCTACGCCAAATGCCTCGGCGCCGATCTGCAGGTCATGCCGTTCTCGCAAGGCCCCATGGAAGTCACCCCGGAGACGAAGGACAAAGTCCTTCACGCCCGCCTCAGCAAAGGAACACAGGTCATCATGGCCTCCGATTGCCCTCCCGGCGTGTCGCTCACCGAGGGCAATAACTTCTCCATCAGCATCAACTGCGAGAGCCGCGAAGAGGTCGACAAACTCTTTGCCTCGCTCGGCGAAAAGGGCAAAGTCGTTATGCCCGCACAAGACATGTTCTGGGGAGCCTACTTCGGCATGGTCACCGACCAGTTCGGCATCAACTGGATGTTCAACTTCGAGATCCCGAAGCAAAGCTGA
- a CDS encoding tagatose 1,6-diphosphate aldolase: protein MSKLTPGKLAGLKSVSDSRGVIAAAAMDQRGSLQKSLAKERGAAADSHDLEVFKTLVTEVLTKHASAILLDPEFGLPASKHRNGKGLLLAYEKTGYDAQTAGRLPDLLDLWSVRRLKEAGADCIKILLYYSPLEKSHINDHKHAWTERIGDECLAHDIPFFLELVGYDADGGDEKSLGYAKKKPDVVSGGMAEFGKARYNVDVLKVEVPIVMEFVEGTKAFKGEKAYTRAEALQHFRDAETMTHKPYIYLSAGVSNPVFIETLELAGESGTKFNGVLCGRATWKDGIAIYAKQGADAFRQWLETVGVENINNVNNALKTASPWYLKFGVKSLEELG from the coding sequence ATGTCGAAGTTGACCCCAGGTAAGCTCGCCGGACTCAAATCCGTCTCCGATTCCCGCGGCGTCATCGCCGCAGCGGCGATGGACCAGCGCGGCTCCCTCCAGAAGTCCCTTGCCAAAGAGCGCGGAGCAGCAGCCGACTCCCACGATCTCGAAGTCTTCAAGACCCTCGTCACCGAGGTCCTCACCAAGCACGCCTCGGCCATCCTGCTCGACCCCGAGTTCGGCCTGCCCGCCTCCAAGCACCGCAATGGCAAGGGCCTCCTGCTCGCCTACGAGAAGACCGGCTACGATGCGCAGACTGCTGGCCGTCTGCCCGACTTGCTCGATCTCTGGAGCGTTCGCCGTCTCAAGGAAGCCGGAGCCGACTGCATCAAGATCCTTCTCTACTACAGCCCCTTGGAGAAGTCGCACATCAACGATCACAAACACGCCTGGACGGAGCGCATCGGCGACGAGTGCCTCGCCCACGACATCCCCTTCTTCTTGGAATTAGTCGGCTATGACGCCGATGGCGGCGACGAGAAGTCCTTGGGCTATGCCAAGAAGAAGCCCGACGTCGTCTCCGGCGGGATGGCCGAGTTCGGCAAGGCGCGCTACAACGTGGACGTGCTCAAGGTAGAAGTTCCCATCGTCATGGAGTTCGTCGAAGGCACCAAGGCGTTCAAGGGCGAAAAGGCCTACACTCGCGCCGAGGCTCTGCAGCACTTCCGCGACGCCGAGACGATGACTCACAAGCCTTACATCTACCTCTCTGCTGGCGTCTCGAACCCGGTCTTCATCGAGACGCTGGAGCTCGCAGGCGAGTCCGGCACCAAGTTCAACGGCGTTCTCTGCGGCCGCGCCACCTGGAAAGACGGCATCGCCATCTACGCCAAGCAGGGCGCAGATGCCTTCCGGCAGTGGCTCGAGACCGTCGGTGTCGAGAACATCAACAACGTCAACAACGCCCTCAAGACTGCCAGCCCCTGGTACCTCAAGTTCGGCGTCAAGAGCCTCGAAGAACTCGGCTAA
- the guaA gene encoding glutamine-hydrolyzing GMP synthase: protein MDTSTIVILDFGSQYTQLIARRIREFNVFSVVLPCTASLEKVRKLNPKGVILSGGPCSVYDAEAPAADPAVLAMGVPVLGICYGLQFVVHHLGGKVQPAAAREYGHAEVSIVAETPLFRGLPQTLDVWMSHGDHAEQLPEGFSLTAKTANAVAGIADEARRIWAVQFHPEVAHTKQGMALLKNFCLDICGAKQDWTPEHFIQATVARVKAQVGDGHAICGLSGGVDSSVAAVLVAKAIGDRLTCIFVNNGVLRKDEFAKVQKTMREQLGLNVVAVDAGERFLSKLAGVTDPEKKRKVIGNEFIAVFDDEAKKIFEAEKHVGEEVAWLVQGTLYPDVIESSSVHGPSHTIKSHHNVGGLPENMKLKLIEPLRDLFKDEVRRIGRDLGMPEDIIERQPFPGPGLAVRILGEVTADRVALLQEADEIVVAEIKAAGLYRKVWQSFAVLLPVKSVGVMGDQRTYAYTCAVRAVESEDGMTADWAPLPYEVLRTISSRIVSEVRGINRVVYDITSKPPGTIEWE from the coding sequence GTGGACACTTCAACGATAGTCATTCTGGATTTTGGGTCGCAGTATACGCAGCTCATCGCGCGGCGTATTCGCGAGTTCAACGTTTTCTCCGTGGTGCTGCCTTGTACGGCCTCGCTCGAAAAGGTGCGCAAGCTGAACCCGAAGGGCGTGATTCTTTCGGGCGGCCCTTGCTCGGTCTACGACGCGGAGGCTCCGGCGGCGGACCCGGCCGTGCTGGCGATGGGCGTGCCTGTCCTTGGCATCTGCTACGGGCTGCAGTTTGTGGTGCATCATCTTGGCGGCAAGGTGCAACCTGCTGCGGCGCGGGAGTATGGCCATGCCGAGGTATCGATCGTGGCTGAAACTCCCCTGTTTCGTGGGTTGCCGCAGACGCTCGATGTATGGATGTCGCATGGCGATCATGCCGAGCAGTTGCCCGAGGGCTTCTCCCTGACGGCGAAGACGGCCAATGCTGTAGCCGGAATTGCCGACGAGGCGCGGCGAATCTGGGCGGTGCAGTTTCATCCTGAGGTCGCGCATACGAAGCAGGGAATGGCGCTGCTGAAGAACTTCTGCCTCGACATCTGCGGAGCGAAGCAGGACTGGACACCGGAACACTTTATTCAGGCTACGGTTGCTCGGGTGAAGGCCCAGGTCGGCGATGGCCATGCGATCTGTGGGTTGAGCGGAGGCGTTGACTCGTCGGTAGCCGCAGTTCTGGTGGCGAAGGCGATTGGCGACCGATTGACCTGCATCTTTGTGAACAATGGTGTGCTGCGCAAGGACGAATTCGCCAAGGTGCAGAAGACGATGCGCGAGCAGCTTGGGCTGAATGTCGTGGCCGTGGATGCTGGCGAACGCTTCCTGTCGAAGCTGGCAGGTGTGACCGATCCGGAGAAGAAGCGGAAGGTGATCGGCAACGAGTTTATTGCCGTCTTCGACGATGAGGCGAAGAAGATCTTTGAAGCAGAAAAGCATGTTGGCGAAGAGGTTGCGTGGCTGGTCCAAGGCACGCTCTATCCCGATGTGATTGAGTCTTCGAGCGTGCATGGACCTTCGCATACGATCAAGAGCCATCACAACGTAGGCGGTTTGCCCGAGAACATGAAGCTGAAGTTGATCGAGCCGCTGCGTGATCTCTTCAAGGATGAGGTTCGGCGCATCGGCCGCGATCTCGGTATGCCCGAAGACATTATTGAGCGGCAGCCTTTTCCTGGGCCGGGACTTGCGGTCAGGATTCTTGGCGAGGTGACTGCGGATCGCGTCGCCTTATTGCAGGAGGCGGATGAGATTGTCGTTGCCGAGATCAAAGCGGCTGGACTTTACCGCAAGGTCTGGCAGTCGTTTGCAGTGCTGTTGCCGGTGAAGAGCGTTGGCGTGATGGGCGACCAGCGGACGTATGCCTACACCTGCGCGGTGCGGGCGGTGGAGTCCGAGGACGGCATGACCGCGGATTGGGCTCCTTTGCCTTACGAGGTGCTGCGAACGATTTCAAGTCGCATTGTGAGCGAGGTCCGAGGAATCAACCGTGTGGTCTACGACATCACGTCGAAGCCGCCGGGAACGATTGAGTGGGAGTAA
- the leuS gene encoding leucine--tRNA ligase, with the protein MPEMQTNETEKQERYSPAEIEPKWQQRWDADPALYAAEGHDAGKPKYYCIEMLPYPSGQLHMGHVRNYAIGDALARHMWMRGYNVLHPMGWDAFGLPAENAALKNNTPPREWTLANIAAMRKQMQRLGLSYDWATEVTTCLPEYYRWNQWFFLKMYNAGLAYRKKSKVNWCPDCQTVLANEQVIDGRCWRHEDTIVEQRDLTQWFLRITKYSDELLDGLDKLEGWPEKVRTMQRNWIGRSEGTLVDFAVDGEVKAADCAKITVFTTRVDTIFGATSVQLAPEHAVAKAFAAEDAALAAKIDELLAQQTLAREAGDVGAIEKHGVDTGRFAINPFNGERVPIWVANYILADYGTGAIMSVPAHDERDFEFAQKYGLPIKKVIAPKIDADNIVLPYTAEDDAVLIDSGGWTGESCVEAQQKMAGFAKANGFGTATVTYRLKDWGVSRQRYWGTPIPMVYCECSGEEPIPLPESALPVLLPPQVDITQQGGSPLGRVPEFVNTICPKCGGPARRETDTMDTFVDSSWYFYRYTDSKNADAPFASEKANYWFPIDQYIGGVEHAILHLIYSRFWTKVMRDLGLIKNDEPATRLFTQGMVIKDGAKMSKSKGNVVSPDDMIARYGADATRMYALFAAPPDRDLEWQEEGVAGISRFLSRVYRLMTKYASISGNAPEEASAAEAQLRRKLHQTIAKITLDFSGRWHFNTSIAAVMELVNEFTAAEPLIDAGKISGDAVRELLRNLVLLLAPFAPFFAAEMWDQIGGDGVTFRTAWPVASEDLARESEMEIPVQVNGKLVSVLKFPVGLHEDAIKAAAQADEKVVSRVAGKTVVKIIMVPGKLVNLVVK; encoded by the coding sequence ATGCCAGAGATGCAGACGAACGAGACGGAGAAGCAGGAGCGGTATAGCCCGGCGGAGATTGAACCGAAGTGGCAGCAGCGATGGGACGCCGATCCGGCGCTCTATGCCGCCGAAGGGCATGATGCGGGTAAGCCGAAGTACTACTGCATCGAGATGCTGCCCTATCCGAGCGGGCAGTTGCATATGGGGCATGTGCGCAACTATGCGATTGGCGATGCGCTGGCTCGGCACATGTGGATGCGTGGGTATAACGTGCTGCATCCGATGGGCTGGGACGCATTTGGTCTGCCTGCGGAGAATGCCGCGCTGAAGAACAACACTCCGCCGCGCGAGTGGACACTGGCGAACATCGCCGCGATGCGCAAGCAGATGCAGCGGCTTGGTTTGAGCTACGACTGGGCCACCGAGGTCACGACCTGCCTGCCGGAGTACTACCGCTGGAACCAGTGGTTCTTTTTGAAGATGTATAACGCCGGGCTGGCCTACCGGAAGAAAAGCAAGGTGAACTGGTGTCCGGATTGCCAGACGGTGCTGGCCAACGAGCAGGTGATCGATGGTCGCTGCTGGCGGCACGAGGACACCATCGTCGAACAGCGGGATCTGACCCAGTGGTTCTTGCGGATCACCAAATATTCTGATGAACTGCTGGATGGATTGGACAAGCTGGAAGGCTGGCCGGAGAAGGTCAGGACCATGCAGCGCAACTGGATCGGGCGCAGCGAGGGGACGCTGGTGGACTTCGCCGTCGATGGCGAGGTGAAGGCGGCGGATTGCGCGAAGATCACGGTATTTACGACACGAGTGGATACGATCTTCGGAGCGACTTCAGTGCAGCTTGCTCCCGAACACGCAGTGGCGAAGGCTTTTGCTGCTGAAGATGCCGCGCTCGCAGCGAAGATCGACGAGTTGCTGGCACAGCAGACGCTCGCGCGTGAGGCCGGAGATGTGGGCGCCATCGAGAAGCATGGTGTGGATACAGGCCGATTTGCGATCAACCCGTTTAATGGCGAGCGCGTGCCGATCTGGGTGGCGAACTATATTCTGGCGGACTACGGCACCGGTGCGATCATGAGCGTTCCGGCGCACGATGAGCGGGACTTTGAGTTTGCCCAGAAGTATGGGCTGCCGATCAAGAAGGTGATTGCTCCCAAAATTGACGCCGATAATATCGTGCTTCCGTATACGGCGGAAGACGACGCTGTGCTCATTGATTCGGGCGGATGGACGGGTGAGAGTTGCGTGGAAGCGCAGCAGAAGATGGCCGGGTTTGCCAAGGCGAATGGATTTGGCACGGCTACAGTTACATATCGTCTGAAGGATTGGGGCGTGAGCCGCCAACGGTATTGGGGAACGCCGATCCCGATGGTCTATTGCGAATGCTCCGGCGAAGAGCCGATTCCGCTGCCGGAGAGCGCATTGCCGGTGCTGCTGCCGCCGCAGGTAGACATTACGCAGCAGGGCGGATCTCCGCTGGGCCGCGTGCCGGAGTTTGTGAATACGATCTGCCCTAAGTGCGGCGGCCCTGCGCGGCGTGAGACCGACACGATGGATACCTTCGTCGATTCGAGCTGGTACTTCTACCGCTACACGGATTCGAAGAACGCGGACGCGCCGTTTGCAAGCGAGAAGGCGAATTACTGGTTTCCGATCGATCAGTACATCGGCGGAGTGGAACATGCGATTCTCCACCTGATCTATTCGCGGTTCTGGACGAAGGTGATGCGCGATCTCGGGTTGATCAAAAACGATGAGCCTGCGACGCGATTGTTTACGCAAGGCATGGTCATCAAAGACGGCGCGAAGATGTCGAAGTCGAAGGGCAACGTGGTCTCGCCCGATGACATGATCGCACGCTATGGAGCGGATGCTACGCGCATGTACGCACTGTTCGCGGCTCCGCCTGACCGTGATCTCGAGTGGCAGGAAGAAGGCGTTGCCGGTATCAGCCGATTTTTGAGCAGGGTCTACCGGTTGATGACGAAGTATGCTTCGATCTCGGGGAACGCGCCTGAGGAAGCGTCTGCGGCTGAGGCACAGCTTCGTCGCAAGCTGCATCAGACGATCGCAAAAATTACGCTGGACTTCAGCGGGCGCTGGCACTTCAACACCAGCATCGCTGCCGTGATGGAACTGGTGAATGAATTTACTGCTGCCGAGCCGCTGATTGATGCGGGCAAGATCTCAGGCGATGCGGTCCGTGAGCTGCTCCGCAATCTTGTGTTGCTGCTGGCTCCCTTCGCTCCGTTTTTTGCTGCCGAGATGTGGGATCAGATTGGCGGCGACGGTGTAACCTTCCGCACGGCGTGGCCTGTAGCCAGTGAAGATCTTGCTCGTGAGAGCGAGATGGAGATTCCAGTTCAGGTGAATGGAAAGCTGGTCAGTGTGCTGAAGTTCCCGGTGGGGCTTCACGAAGATGCGATCAAGGCCGCTGCACAGGCCGATGAGAAGGTAGTCTCCAGGGTTGCTGGAAAGACTGTGGTGAAGATAATTATGGTGCCCGGCAAGCTGGTGAATCTGGTGGTGAAGTAG
- a CDS encoding peroxidase family protein, whose protein sequence is MKVLKAIGIAAGGAFAAAAAVKILRSAQCKQALIDKFNRTCVQVDQKIGWPALPVPLALGVLAGGRNTLREKNLTDTNTSDAVLGTPPVYPNVVTARTPDGTFNDMKCPFMGSAGARFGRNVPLNETWQEKQPNLMTPSPRVVSLELMTRNEFTPAKTLNLLAAAWLQFQIRDWFSHGKSIKEDPWQVPLAQNDTWHENPMQVLRTMPDPTRTAVDEGKPLTYVNTETHWWDGSQLYGSTADYRAKVRTGVDGKIFVGKDHLVHPDPTALVQLQSAALVGWWVGLELFYTLFTLEHNAICDRLKQEYPEWGDDDLFEHARLINAAIIAKIHTVEWTTAILGHPVLQIAMRANWWGLAGERIKNLFGRLSGSELVSGIPGSETDHFGVPYSLTEEFVAVYRMHPLIPDDITFWSRETGDVLQKLNFQQIAGDDAQNICDSIHIEDLFYSFGLMNPGAVVLHNYPKTLQHFVRPDGILMDLAAHDIMRCRELGVPRYTKFRKLLNLRPVTTFEELTPNVEWREEIRRVYNNDIDSVDLIVGLFAEKPPEGFGFSDTAFRIFILMASRRLNSDRFFTTDFTEDVYSKAGMDWIRDSTLSTVLLRHYPSLAPALEGVENAFAPWKSRGAQT, encoded by the coding sequence ATGAAAGTGCTGAAAGCAATTGGAATTGCGGCCGGGGGTGCGTTTGCGGCCGCTGCAGCGGTAAAAATTCTTCGCAGCGCGCAGTGCAAGCAGGCGCTCATCGACAAGTTCAACCGGACCTGTGTTCAAGTGGACCAGAAGATCGGCTGGCCTGCATTGCCTGTTCCGTTGGCGCTTGGGGTGCTGGCCGGGGGCCGGAACACGCTACGGGAGAAGAACCTTACCGACACCAATACATCTGACGCTGTGCTGGGAACGCCGCCGGTCTATCCGAATGTGGTAACGGCCCGCACACCGGATGGGACATTCAATGACATGAAGTGTCCGTTCATGGGAAGCGCGGGCGCACGGTTCGGGCGGAATGTTCCTCTGAACGAGACCTGGCAGGAGAAGCAGCCTAACCTCATGACGCCGAGTCCGCGGGTGGTGAGCCTGGAGCTGATGACGCGGAATGAATTTACTCCGGCGAAGACGTTGAACCTGCTGGCGGCGGCGTGGCTGCAGTTTCAGATTCGCGACTGGTTCAGTCACGGCAAGAGCATCAAGGAAGACCCATGGCAAGTGCCGCTGGCGCAGAATGACACCTGGCACGAGAACCCGATGCAGGTTTTGCGCACGATGCCAGACCCAACGCGGACCGCTGTGGATGAGGGCAAGCCGCTTACCTACGTCAACACGGAGACGCACTGGTGGGACGGCTCGCAGCTTTATGGTAGCACCGCGGACTATCGTGCGAAGGTGCGCACGGGAGTAGATGGAAAGATCTTCGTGGGCAAGGACCATCTGGTGCATCCTGACCCGACGGCGCTGGTGCAACTGCAATCGGCTGCGCTGGTGGGATGGTGGGTGGGACTTGAGCTCTTCTATACGCTGTTCACGCTGGAGCACAACGCGATATGCGACAGGCTCAAGCAGGAGTATCCCGAGTGGGGCGATGACGACCTGTTTGAGCACGCGAGGCTCATCAATGCCGCGATTATCGCCAAGATTCATACCGTCGAATGGACGACGGCGATCCTGGGGCATCCGGTATTGCAGATTGCCATGCGCGCAAACTGGTGGGGGCTGGCTGGAGAGCGCATCAAAAATCTGTTTGGCAGGTTGAGTGGGAGTGAACTGGTCAGCGGGATACCCGGCTCGGAGACGGACCACTTTGGCGTTCCTTATTCGCTCACGGAGGAGTTCGTCGCTGTGTACCGGATGCATCCACTGATTCCCGATGACATTACCTTCTGGTCACGGGAGACGGGCGATGTGCTGCAAAAACTCAACTTTCAGCAGATTGCCGGTGATGATGCGCAGAATATCTGCGACAGCATCCACATCGAGGACCTGTTCTACTCGTTCGGGCTGATGAATCCCGGAGCGGTCGTACTGCACAACTATCCGAAGACGTTGCAGCACTTTGTAAGGCCGGACGGCATTTTGATGGACCTTGCGGCGCACGATATTATGCGCTGCCGCGAGCTGGGAGTTCCGCGATATACGAAGTTTCGTAAGCTGCTGAACCTGCGGCCGGTAACGACGTTCGAAGAGCTGACGCCAAATGTGGAGTGGCGCGAGGAGATACGCCGCGTCTACAACAACGACATCGATTCGGTGGACCTGATTGTGGGGCTATTTGCGGAGAAGCCGCCCGAAGGTTTCGGCTTCAGCGATACGGCATTCCGTATCTTTATCCTCATGGCGTCGCGGCGGCTGAACAGCGACCGCTTCTTCACCACCGACTTTACGGAAGATGTCTACAGCAAGGCCGGGATGGATTGGATCAGGGACAGCACGCTTTCTACGGTGTTGCTGCGGCACTATCCATCGCTCGCACCGGCCCTGGAAGGGGTGGAGAACGCGTTTGCTCCGTGGAAGTCCAGGGGCGCGCAAACCTAG
- a CDS encoding deoxyribonuclease IV, which translates to MADSVKKRIGVHVGTSGGCWTAVERAVAAGANTFQIFSASPRMWKAAPVKPEDAAKMLALRAQHDVGPVAVHASYLINLCSQTESVRENSTTAFRGEVERALALGAEYLVLHPGSWKGLTREEGLRLAAQSIERAIDGIDFAGKNFKILIENTAGAEFSLGGKLEQVAELVETLKACAPVAVCLDTCHVHVAGYDIVSADGYIETMKLVESTVGFDAVKVWHSNDAKAAMGSKLDRHEHIGEGTIGAEAFRRLLHDARFAHATFVAETPVDAPGDEARNVGVLRTLAAG; encoded by the coding sequence ATGGCAGATTCCGTGAAGAAGCGCATTGGTGTGCATGTCGGTACGTCGGGTGGGTGCTGGACGGCGGTGGAAAGGGCGGTAGCAGCAGGGGCGAACACGTTCCAGATATTCTCGGCCAGTCCACGCATGTGGAAGGCTGCGCCGGTGAAGCCGGAAGATGCGGCGAAGATGCTGGCGTTGCGGGCCCAGCATGATGTGGGGCCGGTGGCTGTCCACGCGAGCTATCTGATCAATCTTTGCAGCCAGACCGAGAGCGTAAGGGAGAACTCGACGACAGCGTTTCGCGGAGAGGTGGAGCGTGCGTTGGCGCTGGGCGCGGAGTATCTGGTGCTGCATCCGGGGAGTTGGAAGGGGCTGACGCGAGAGGAAGGATTGCGGCTGGCGGCGCAGTCGATTGAGCGTGCGATTGATGGGATTGATTTTGCGGGGAAGAACTTCAAGATCTTGATCGAGAATACGGCTGGTGCGGAGTTTTCGCTGGGCGGCAAGCTGGAGCAGGTCGCGGAACTGGTGGAGACGTTGAAGGCCTGCGCTCCGGTGGCGGTGTGCCTGGATACGTGTCATGTGCATGTGGCGGGGTATGACATCGTCTCAGCGGATGGATATATCGAGACGATGAAGCTGGTGGAGTCGACGGTGGGGTTCGATGCCGTGAAGGTTTGGCACAGCAATGACGCCAAGGCCGCGATGGGATCGAAGCTGGACCGGCATGAGCATATCGGCGAAGGAACAATTGGAGCGGAGGCGTTTCGGCGACTGTTGCATGATGCCCGGTTTGCTCACGCGACATTTGTCGCGGAGACACCGGTCGATGCTCCGGGGGATGAAGCGAGGAATGTCGGGGTACTGAGGACGCTGGCTGCCGGATGA
- a CDS encoding long-chain fatty acid--CoA ligase → MFDLKTLNDVLVKVTGRGDRAVMRWQDAAGEWKPISAVELYGRVRALADVLRGWGVGKGDRVVILSENRWEWAVTDFATLAIGGADVPLYPTLTAEHIGYMVRDSGAKVAVVSSKEQYEKLAAAGDMPELEHVVVMDAGEFSGAESFSKLIEGAQAKQQRDAAFDALVKGARGEDLATIIYTSGTTGEPKGAMLTHGNLASNLNVSTDPFGFTEKDSCISFLPLSHVTARHLDYAMMCNEATVAYCSKFDLLPEAMKALKPTIFVAVPRVYEKIRQAVEGKSAASPIKSKILKWAIATGKTHRPETLEGKTPSGVGWKLADKLVFGKIREAFGGQVEVFISGGAPLGMDTAGWFADAGIRIFEGYGLTETSPVIGLNYPKAHRIGTVGKAMSNVQCRFAADGELEVKGPSIFPGYWKKEKETAEVFTPDGWFKTGDIGKIDEDGFLSITDRKKELLKTSGGKFIAPQPIENKLKANTLVAHAAMVGDKHKFACVLISPNFAALEGWAKGQGIAAGDHAALVKDAKVVKAYQEIVDKVNADLASYESMKRMCVVPDEWSIEGGELTPSMKLKRRVVEKKYEKQIAEFYADEATSKVR, encoded by the coding sequence ATGTTCGACCTGAAGACTTTGAACGATGTTCTGGTGAAGGTTACGGGGCGGGGCGACCGGGCCGTGATGCGGTGGCAGGATGCGGCGGGAGAGTGGAAGCCTATCTCTGCGGTCGAGCTTTATGGGCGGGTGCGGGCACTCGCCGACGTGCTGCGCGGATGGGGCGTGGGGAAAGGTGACCGGGTTGTGATTCTGTCGGAGAACCGCTGGGAGTGGGCGGTGACGGACTTTGCCACGCTGGCGATTGGCGGGGCCGATGTGCCGCTTTATCCGACGCTGACGGCGGAACATATCGGCTACATGGTGCGCGATTCCGGGGCCAAGGTGGCGGTGGTCTCCTCGAAGGAACAGTATGAGAAGTTAGCCGCCGCCGGCGATATGCCGGAGCTGGAGCATGTGGTGGTGATGGATGCCGGGGAGTTTTCCGGCGCGGAGAGCTTCAGCAAATTAATAGAGGGTGCGCAGGCGAAGCAGCAGCGGGATGCGGCCTTCGATGCATTGGTGAAGGGTGCGCGCGGCGAGGACCTGGCAACGATTATCTATACGTCGGGGACGACTGGCGAGCCGAAGGGCGCGATGCTCACGCATGGCAACCTGGCCAGCAATTTGAATGTCTCAACCGATCCGTTTGGATTTACGGAGAAGGATAGCTGCATCTCATTTTTGCCGCTGTCGCATGTGACGGCGCGCCACCTGGACTACGCCATGATGTGCAATGAGGCGACGGTGGCCTATTGCTCGAAGTTCGATCTGCTGCCCGAGGCCATGAAGGCGCTGAAGCCGACGATCTTTGTGGCGGTGCCGCGGGTCTACGAGAAGATTCGGCAGGCGGTGGAAGGGAAGTCGGCTGCATCGCCAATTAAATCCAAAATTTTAAAATGGGCGATAGCGACAGGAAAGACGCATAGACCGGAGACGCTGGAGGGGAAGACTCCGTCGGGAGTGGGGTGGAAGCTGGCGGATAAGCTGGTGTTTGGCAAGATTCGCGAGGCGTTTGGCGGCCAGGTGGAGGTATTTATCTCGGGCGGAGCTCCGCTGGGGATGGACACGGCAGGGTGGTTTGCCGATGCAGGGATTCGCATCTTTGAGGGATATGGGCTGACGGAGACATCGCCGGTGATCGGGTTGAATTATCCCAAGGCGCACAGGATCGGGACCGTGGGGAAGGCGATGTCGAATGTACAGTGCCGGTTTGCCGCCGATGGTGAGCTTGAGGTGAAGGGGCCTTCGATATTTCCGGGCTATTGGAAGAAAGAGAAGGAGACGGCGGAGGTGTTTACGCCAGATGGGTGGTTCAAGACAGGCGATATCGGGAAAATAGATGAGGATGGATTTCTGTCGATTACGGACAGGAAGAAAGAGTTGCTGAAGACAAGTGGTGGAAAATTTATTGCTCCGCAGCCGATAGAGAACAAGCTGAAGGCTAATACGCTGGTGGCGCACGCGGCGATGGTGGGCGACAAACACAAGTTTGCCTGCGTGCTGATTTCACCTAATTTTGCTGCGTTAGAGGGATGGGCCAAGGGGCAGGGCATCGCTGCGGGAGACCATGCTGCGCTGGTGAAAGATGCCAAGGTGGTGAAGGCCTATCAGGAGATCGTGGATAAGGTGAACGCTGATCTGGCCAGCTACGAGAGCATGAAGCGGATGTGCGTGGTGCCGGATGAGTGGTCGATCGAGGGCGGAGAGTTGACGCCGAGCATGAAGCTGAAGCGGCGGGTGGTGGAGAAGAAATACGAGAAGCAGATTGCGGAGTTCTATGCCGATGAGGCTACTTCGAAGGTGCGGTAG